In Novosphingobium aureum, the DNA window AGTCTGGAGAGGTAAAGTGGCAAGCATCGTTGCTGGGAAATTCTCGATTACCCACGTCAAACCGCAAATCGGCAGCATCGTCGAGAGCGACAAGCAAACCTTGCTGTCGGGCGTCCACGGCGCCGAATTGCGCGATTTGCTCGAAGAGCGCGGCGTCCTCGTGTTCCCCAGGATCGATTTCGACGACGAGGAGCAGATCGCTTTTTCCAAGACGATCGGTGAGTTCGTGCCGGAGATGCATGGCAAGGTCTTCGCCATCTCGATGGACAAGAAGGTCAATCCGCAGGCCGACTATGTGAAGGGTGCGTTCTATTGGCATATCGACGGCACGATGCAGGACGTGCCGCTCTTCGCTTCTTTGATGAGCGCGAAGGTCTTGTCCAAGACGGGCGGTAACACCGAATTCTGCAACACCTATGCCGCATACGACGCGTTGCCCGCGGAGGAGAAGGAAGCGCTGGAGGGGCTGCGGGTCATCCATTCGTTCTACAATTCGCAACTCTATGTCGATCCCGAACCCGACATCGCGAAGATGGAGGAGTGGATGGCGCTTGGCACGAACGAATTGCCTCTCGTCTGGACCCACAAGTCGGGCCGCAAGTCGCTCGTGCTGGGTTCGACGGCGCAATATGTCGTGGGCATGGAGCCGATGGAGAGCACGCGGCTGCTCGTTCGCCTGCGCAGCTGGGCGACGCAGGAGCGCTTCTCGTACAGCCACCAATGGTCGGTTGGCGATGCGGTCATTTGGGACAATACCGGGACCATGCACCGAGCGATGGTTTATCCGTTGGATAGCGATCGGCGGATGCACCGGACAAAGCTGGCTGGAGAGGAAGCGTTCGCCTGAAGCGCCATGGATATCGCAATCACAGACGGATCGCCGACGTTGGAATTCGAAAAGCTTGCTTCGGGATTGTATCTTGAAGGTCTGGCGATCGAGGATGGCACGGCTTGGTTCAGCGACGTTATCGCCGGTGGATTTTGGGAACGGGCCCCGGACGGATCGACAAGGCGCTTCTGCCCCGACCGGCGATGGATCGGCGGCCTGAGTATCGCATCCGATGGCAGCGTGATCTCGACCGGGCAGGGTGGGATTTTGCGCAGCTGTCCGACGACGGGAAAGAGCGACTGGCTGATCTGCGAGACGGACGGAGCCGCGCTCGACGGCGTTAACGAGATCGCGCCCGATGGCCGGGGTGGCTTCTACTTCGGGACATGCGATCTGAGCGCCATCGCCGAAGCGCGACGGCCCGGCCCGGTCGCGATCTACCACGTTTGCGCCCAGGGAAATGTCCGAAAGGTAAGCGCTGATCTGGGCTTTACCAACGGCATGGCGCTCTCGCCGGATGGTACGCGCTTCTATTGCAATGAAAGCTTTGACGGAACCTATGTGCATGATGTGGAGGCCGACGGCCGGCTCTCCAACCGCCGCGTGTTTCTGGCGAAGCGAGACTGCGATGGAATGGCCATCGATCGTGAGGGCAATGTCTGGATCACCGGTTTTGCCTCGGGTCATATTGAGCGTATCTCGCCCGATGGCACTCGGCTCTCGCCGTTCGAAACTCCATTCGAGGCAATCACGCAGTGCCGGTTCGGCGGGCTGGGGATGAACGAGCTCTATCTTGTAACGGTCCCGCTCGATGCAGGGCCAAATCTGGCGGCCGGCAAGCTTGCATCGCAAAGCAAGTCCTATCTCGTGCGATGCCGCCCCGGCGTAACGGGGTATCCCATGCCGCGCATTTGCGTGGACAATCCCCGATTGAAAAGGGCAGGCGGACGATGAGCACGATCGCACTTGTAACCGGCGCCAGTCGCGGTGCGGGGCGCGGGATCGCGTGCGCACTCGGTAGCCATGGCGCGACCGTCTATGTCACGGGCCGGAGCGAAACATCCCAGGACCACCCCTTGCCCGGTACCATCCACGAAACCGCACAGGCCGTCACCGAGGCGGGCGGAAAAGGGATCGCGGTGCGCTGCGACCATGGCGACGACCGCCAGGTCGAAGCCCTCTTCCAGAGGATCGAGGCCGAAAGCGGCCGCCTTGATATTTGCGTCAACAATGCTGCAGCCATCTATGACGAGCTGACGACACCCGGAAATTTCTGGGAAAAGCCGCTGAAGCTGGCGGACATCATCGATGTGGGCATCCGCAGTTCTTATGTCGCAAGCTGGCACGCGGCGCGGATGATGGTGCCACGTGGTCGCGGGGTGATTGCCTTCACGTCGGCATCGGGCGCGGCACACTATGTCTACGGCCCCGGCTATGGCACGCACAAGGCCGGTGTCGACAAGATGGCCTTTGACATGGGCGTGGATCTCGCCGGAACGGGCGTGATCGCCTTGTCGGTCTGGATGGGGGGGCTGCTGACCGACCGGATGAAGGCCATGATCGCGGCCGAATCGGAAAAATACGGCTATCTGAACGATCGCCTCGAAACGCCCGAATTCACCGGACATGTCCTATGGGCCATCGCGCAGGACCCCGGCAACGCCAAATATCTCGGGCACACGATCATCGGCGCGGAAGTGGCCCGTGAGTACGGCATTCTCGATGCAGGTGGTCGCCAGCCACCTTCCTATCGCGAATCCGACAATGTCTGGCCGCTGCAACAATTCGAGAGAGTCATAAGGTGAGGGGAGATCATGCGATGGAGGGGCTCGAGGAGCGGCTGGAAGCGATCGAGAGTCAGATGCGCTATCTGATGGATCGTCAGGAGATCGAGGACGTGATCCACGGCCTCGCGCGCGCGACCGATCGCTTCGACGTCGAGATGATGACCGATTGCTTCACCGAAGATGGTTTCGACGACCACGGCACTTGGGCCCAGACCCCCGCACACGAGTTTGCCCAATGGGCCAATCGAACGCATTCGGGCGGATCCGTCTTGTCTCTCCACAATATCTGCACGCATGGTTGCGAGATCGATGGCGATGTCGCCCATGCCGAAAGCTATGTCATGGGTGCCATGCTCGACAAGG includes these proteins:
- a CDS encoding SDR family NAD(P)-dependent oxidoreductase — translated: MSTIALVTGASRGAGRGIACALGSHGATVYVTGRSETSQDHPLPGTIHETAQAVTEAGGKGIAVRCDHGDDRQVEALFQRIEAESGRLDICVNNAAAIYDELTTPGNFWEKPLKLADIIDVGIRSSYVASWHAARMMVPRGRGVIAFTSASGAAHYVYGPGYGTHKAGVDKMAFDMGVDLAGTGVIALSVWMGGLLTDRMKAMIAAESEKYGYLNDRLETPEFTGHVLWAIAQDPGNAKYLGHTIIGAEVAREYGILDAGGRQPPSYRESDNVWPLQQFERVIR
- a CDS encoding nuclear transport factor 2 family protein, producing MRGDHAMEGLEERLEAIESQMRYLMDRQEIEDVIHGLARATDRFDVEMMTDCFTEDGFDDHGTWAQTPAHEFAQWANRTHSGGSVLSLHNICTHGCEIDGDVAHAESYVMGAMLDKGGETCRILNGRYLDRLERREGRWAIALRRCTVDVVFKADASIMASDAFRAFGMIKSSRDKLDPGYARPLTMDTPVERW
- a CDS encoding SMP-30/gluconolactonase/LRE family protein gives rise to the protein MEFEKLASGLYLEGLAIEDGTAWFSDVIAGGFWERAPDGSTRRFCPDRRWIGGLSIASDGSVISTGQGGILRSCPTTGKSDWLICETDGAALDGVNEIAPDGRGGFYFGTCDLSAIAEARRPGPVAIYHVCAQGNVRKVSADLGFTNGMALSPDGTRFYCNESFDGTYVHDVEADGRLSNRRVFLAKRDCDGMAIDREGNVWITGFASGHIERISPDGTRLSPFETPFEAITQCRFGGLGMNELYLVTVPLDAGPNLAAGKLASQSKSYLVRCRPGVTGYPMPRICVDNPRLKRAGGR
- a CDS encoding TauD/TfdA dioxygenase family protein — translated: MASIVAGKFSITHVKPQIGSIVESDKQTLLSGVHGAELRDLLEERGVLVFPRIDFDDEEQIAFSKTIGEFVPEMHGKVFAISMDKKVNPQADYVKGAFYWHIDGTMQDVPLFASLMSAKVLSKTGGNTEFCNTYAAYDALPAEEKEALEGLRVIHSFYNSQLYVDPEPDIAKMEEWMALGTNELPLVWTHKSGRKSLVLGSTAQYVVGMEPMESTRLLVRLRSWATQERFSYSHQWSVGDAVIWDNTGTMHRAMVYPLDSDRRMHRTKLAGEEAFA